In one window of Undibacter mobilis DNA:
- a CDS encoding GNAT family N-acetyltransferase gives MATATPKLALRPFLPTDTPMLAEIFRDSILELTGDDYSEAQQEAWVSRADDLEAFAGRLGKQLTLIATLDGSPAAFASLAGNTTIDMLYVHPAASGQGAARLLVDALEKLAGARGAEKLTVDASDTARGFFEKRGYTAQQRNSVLVGDEWLANTTLSKPLAAQTEVSQPS, from the coding sequence ATGGCGACGGCGACACCGAAACTGGCGCTGCGGCCGTTCCTGCCCACGGATACGCCTATGCTTGCGGAAATCTTCCGCGACAGCATCCTCGAACTTACCGGCGACGATTACAGCGAGGCGCAGCAGGAGGCGTGGGTGTCCCGCGCCGACGATCTGGAGGCCTTTGCGGGCCGCCTCGGCAAACAGCTCACCTTGATTGCGACGCTCGATGGTTCGCCCGCGGCTTTCGCCTCGCTCGCCGGCAACACGACGATCGACATGCTGTACGTGCATCCGGCGGCCAGCGGGCAGGGCGCGGCCAGGCTGCTCGTCGATGCGCTGGAGAAGCTCGCCGGCGCCCGCGGTGCAGAGAAGCTCACGGTCGATGCCAGCGACACCGCGCGCGGCTTCTTCGAGAAGCGCGGCTACACCGCGCAGCAACGCAATTCGGTGTTGGTCGGTGACGAATGGCTGGCCAATACGACTTTATCAAAGCCGCTCGCGGCGCAAACGGAGGTCTCGCAGCCGTCATGA
- a CDS encoding GFA family protein, with the protein MTAMHSGGCQCGAVRYRGSDFGRSSICHCRMCQKAFGSPFALLVTVRDLEWTRGQPKRYRSSNKVERGFCADCGTPLTYEYGGPTEIAVCTFDDPSVAPPTIQVNPESKQPFFDGLCTLPTRPEGAEPQQEAFKASIVSHQHPDRDTAEWPPQGGR; encoded by the coding sequence ATGACAGCGATGCACTCCGGCGGCTGCCAGTGCGGCGCGGTGCGTTATCGCGGCTCGGATTTCGGCCGTTCGTCGATCTGCCATTGCCGCATGTGTCAGAAGGCGTTCGGTTCGCCCTTCGCGCTGCTGGTGACGGTGCGGGATCTGGAATGGACGCGCGGCCAGCCGAAACGCTATCGCTCGTCGAACAAGGTCGAGCGCGGCTTCTGCGCCGATTGCGGCACGCCGCTGACCTATGAATATGGTGGCCCGACCGAAATCGCGGTCTGCACTTTCGACGATCCCTCGGTCGCGCCGCCGACCATTCAGGTCAACCCGGAAAGCAAGCAGCCGTTCTTCGATGGCCTTTGCACGCTGCCGACGCGACCGGAAGGCGCCGAGCCGCAGCAGGAAGCGTTCAAGGCTTCGATCGTTTCGCATCAGCATCCCGACCGCGACACGGCTGAGTGGCCGCCGCAAGGGGGGCGTTGA
- the cimA gene encoding citramalate synthase codes for MSRERLYLFDTTLRDGAQTNGVDFTLADKVAIAAMLDDLGIDYVEGGYPGANATDTELFAQSRPHKGKFTAFGMTRRPGRSASNDPGIAALIEAKADAICFVAKSWDYHVKVALETTLDENLASIRDTVKAAKAAGREVLIDCEHFFDGYKANPQFALSCAKAAYEEGARWVVLCDTNGGTLPHEVEKIVGEVVKVIPGDHVGIHAHNDTEQAVANSLAAVRAGARHIQGTLNGLGERCGNANLVSIIPTLKLKKEYADKFDIGISDEALKSLGKVSRALDERLNRPSFRYAPYVGENAFATKAGIHASAIMKEPETYEHVSPDLVGNKRKVLVSDQAGKSNVLAELDRIGLKVDKDDRRIGRLLEIVKEREALGYAYEAADASFELLARRTLGTVPNYFDVSQFDVNVEQRDNALGQRVTVTMAVVKVKIGDESMISAAEGNGPVNALDQALRKDLGKYQDFIKGLKLTDFRVRILNGGTEAVTRVLIESEDESGEHWTTIGVSPNIIDASFQALMDSIIYKLVKSGAPA; via the coding sequence ATGTCCCGCGAGCGGCTTTATTTGTTCGACACGACCCTGCGCGACGGTGCGCAGACCAATGGCGTTGACTTCACGCTCGCGGACAAGGTCGCCATTGCCGCCATGCTCGACGATCTCGGCATCGACTATGTCGAAGGCGGGTATCCCGGCGCCAACGCCACCGACACTGAACTCTTCGCGCAGAGCCGTCCGCACAAAGGCAAGTTCACCGCCTTCGGCATGACGCGTCGCCCCGGGCGCTCGGCGTCGAACGATCCCGGCATCGCCGCGCTCATCGAGGCCAAGGCCGACGCCATCTGTTTCGTCGCCAAGAGTTGGGACTATCACGTCAAGGTGGCGCTCGAGACCACGCTCGATGAAAACCTCGCTTCGATCCGCGACACTGTGAAGGCCGCCAAGGCCGCGGGCCGGGAGGTGCTGATCGACTGCGAGCATTTTTTCGACGGCTACAAGGCCAATCCGCAGTTCGCGCTGTCCTGCGCCAAGGCAGCTTACGAAGAAGGCGCGCGCTGGGTCGTGCTGTGCGACACCAATGGCGGCACGCTGCCGCATGAAGTCGAGAAGATCGTCGGCGAAGTGGTCAAGGTGATCCCCGGCGATCATGTCGGCATCCACGCACATAACGACACCGAGCAGGCGGTGGCCAATTCGCTCGCCGCGGTGCGCGCCGGCGCGCGGCACATCCAGGGGACGCTCAACGGACTGGGCGAGCGCTGCGGCAACGCCAATCTCGTGTCGATCATTCCGACGCTGAAGCTGAAGAAGGAATATGCCGACAAATTCGATATCGGCATCAGCGACGAGGCGCTCAAGTCGCTCGGCAAGGTGTCGCGCGCGCTGGACGAGCGGCTGAACCGGCCGTCATTCCGCTACGCGCCTTATGTCGGCGAGAATGCCTTTGCCACCAAGGCCGGTATCCACGCCTCCGCCATCATGAAGGAGCCGGAGACCTACGAGCACGTCAGCCCGGATCTGGTCGGCAACAAGCGCAAGGTGCTGGTGTCGGATCAGGCCGGCAAGTCCAACGTGCTCGCCGAACTCGACCGTATCGGTCTCAAGGTCGACAAGGATGATCGCCGCATCGGCCGCTTGCTGGAAATCGTCAAGGAGCGCGAAGCGCTCGGTTATGCCTATGAGGCGGCCGACGCCTCGTTCGAGCTCCTGGCGCGGCGCACGCTCGGCACGGTGCCGAATTACTTCGACGTGTCGCAGTTCGACGTCAATGTCGAGCAGCGCGACAATGCGCTCGGCCAGCGCGTCACCGTGACGATGGCGGTGGTCAAGGTGAAGATCGGCGACGAAAGCATGATCTCGGCGGCCGAAGGCAACGGCCCGGTCAATGCGCTCGACCAGGCTCTGCGCAAGGACCTCGGCAAGTATCAGGACTTTATCAAGGGCCTCAAGCTCACCGATTTCCGCGTTCGTATCCTCAATGGCGGCACGGAAGCCGTGACCCGCGTGCTGATCGAAAGCGAGGACGAGAGCGGCGAGCACTGGACCACCATCGGCGTGTCGCCGAACATCATCGATGCCTCGTTCCAGGCGCTGATGGATTCGATTATCTACAAGCTGGTGAAATCGGGCGCCCCGGCATAG
- the cysS gene encoding cysteine--tRNA ligase, whose protein sequence is MELRLYDTLSREKRVFAPIDPSNVRMYVCGPTVYDYAHIGNARPVIVFDVLFRLLRHIYGEGHVKYVRNITDVDDKINARAAERGIDIRELTEETYRNFKDDVAALGCLPPTVEPRATEHIEEMKTIIERLIAAGHAYVAEDNVLFNVPSMTDYGQLSKRPMDEMIAGARVEVAPYKKDAQDFVLWKPSKAGEPGWPSPGGIKTPGRPGWHIECSAMSWKHLGETFDVHGGGIDLVFPHHENEIAQSRCAFHQSVMANYWMHNGFLQVEGEKMSKSLGNFITIRDVLKDWPGEVVRFNMLKTHYRQPIDWTVKSLEESWKTLDDWYWIANDAAGEAISAPVLEALCDDLNTHQVITALHSLRNRIQGGEDALRGEFAGTLRALGFLRESAAAWAGRRQSGSGVDAAQVEGLIAARKAARLSKNFAESDRIRDELAAMGVVLKDSKEGTTWEIAR, encoded by the coding sequence ATGGAATTGCGGCTCTACGATACGCTCTCGCGCGAAAAGCGGGTGTTTGCCCCCATCGATCCGTCAAACGTGCGGATGTATGTGTGCGGGCCGACGGTCTATGACTACGCCCATATCGGCAATGCGCGGCCGGTCATCGTCTTCGATGTGCTGTTCCGGCTGCTTCGCCATATCTACGGCGAAGGCCACGTCAAATATGTCCGCAACATCACCGACGTCGACGACAAGATCAATGCGCGCGCCGCCGAGCGCGGCATCGATATCCGCGAGCTGACCGAAGAGACCTACAGGAATTTCAAGGACGACGTCGCAGCGCTGGGCTGCCTGCCGCCGACCGTGGAGCCGCGCGCCACCGAGCACATCGAGGAGATGAAGACGATCATCGAACGTCTCATCGCCGCCGGCCACGCCTATGTCGCCGAAGACAATGTGCTGTTCAACGTGCCGTCGATGACGGACTACGGCCAGCTCTCCAAGCGGCCGATGGATGAGATGATCGCCGGCGCCCGCGTCGAGGTCGCGCCCTACAAGAAGGACGCCCAGGACTTCGTGCTATGGAAGCCGTCGAAGGCCGGCGAGCCGGGTTGGCCGTCGCCGGGCGGCATCAAGACGCCGGGTCGTCCGGGCTGGCATATCGAATGCTCGGCGATGTCGTGGAAACATCTCGGCGAGACCTTCGACGTTCACGGCGGCGGCATCGACCTCGTGTTTCCGCATCACGAGAACGAAATCGCGCAATCGCGCTGTGCCTTCCATCAGAGCGTGATGGCGAATTACTGGATGCATAACGGCTTCCTTCAGGTGGAAGGCGAGAAGATGTCGAAGAGCCTCGGCAACTTCATCACCATCCGGGACGTGCTGAAGGACTGGCCGGGCGAGGTGGTGCGTTTCAACATGCTCAAGACGCATTACCGCCAGCCGATCGACTGGACGGTGAAGAGCCTCGAGGAAAGCTGGAAGACGCTCGACGACTGGTACTGGATCGCGAATGACGCGGCCGGTGAGGCGATCTCGGCGCCGGTTCTCGAAGCGTTATGCGACGATCTCAACACCCATCAGGTCATCACGGCGCTACACAGCCTGCGCAACCGTATCCAGGGCGGCGAAGACGCGCTGCGCGGCGAATTCGCCGGCACCTTGCGGGCGCTCGGCTTCCTGCGTGAGAGCGCTGCGGCCTGGGCGGGGCGCCGGCAGAGCGGCAGCGGCGTCGATGCGGCCCAGGTCGAAGGTTTGATTGCCGCGCGCAAGGCGGCGCGTCTGTCGAAGAACTTCGCCGAATCCGATCGCATCCGCGACGAGCTCGCCGCCATGGGTGTCGTGCTCAAGGACTCCAAGGAAGGCACCACCTGGGAGATCGCGCGATGA